Proteins encoded together in one Microbacterium oxydans window:
- a CDS encoding fumarylacetoacetate hydrolase family protein yields the protein MRFAHLRRPDSPGAVLAVVQDSDAILVSDLLTDAPATLQQLIEGGDALLDRLRSAVAEGAAARHPLGDWEFSSAVLAPPAVLAVGLNYAAHSSELGLKTDAAPTVFTLWPNSLTGHEQTTSWPRSLSEAVDYEAELGVLIGTPAKDVSEADALSHVWGYTVVNDITARNIQFSEAQWSRCKSFDGFTPTGPFAVTADEVADPQDLHIWAVVDGHTVQDASTDQMVRSVAKLIAHLSQSLTLLPGTLISTGSPGGAGYSRDPQIFLRDHSTVTVGIDGIGELTTHCRITD from the coding sequence ATGCGGTTCGCTCATCTGCGCCGTCCTGACTCACCTGGTGCGGTTCTCGCCGTGGTGCAGGACTCGGACGCCATCCTCGTCTCTGATCTCCTGACCGACGCCCCTGCCACGCTGCAGCAGCTGATCGAGGGCGGCGACGCTCTGCTCGACCGGCTCCGCTCCGCCGTGGCCGAGGGCGCTGCCGCGCGGCACCCGCTCGGCGACTGGGAGTTCTCGTCGGCGGTGCTCGCTCCCCCGGCCGTCCTGGCCGTCGGCCTCAACTACGCCGCGCACTCCAGCGAGCTCGGGTTGAAGACGGATGCCGCGCCCACGGTGTTCACCCTGTGGCCGAACTCGCTGACCGGCCACGAGCAGACCACGTCCTGGCCGCGGAGCCTGAGCGAGGCCGTCGACTACGAGGCCGAGCTCGGCGTGCTCATCGGCACGCCGGCCAAGGACGTCTCCGAGGCGGACGCCCTGTCGCACGTGTGGGGCTACACCGTCGTCAACGACATCACCGCGCGGAACATCCAGTTCTCCGAGGCGCAGTGGTCGCGCTGCAAGTCCTTCGACGGCTTCACCCCGACCGGTCCGTTCGCGGTCACCGCGGACGAGGTCGCCGACCCGCAGGACCTGCACATCTGGGCGGTCGTCGATGGCCACACGGTGCAGGACGCGAGCACCGACCAGATGGTGCGCTCGGTCGCCAAGCTCATCGCGCACCTGTCGCAGTCGCTCACGCTGCTCCCCGGAACGCTCATCTCGACGGGCAGCCCCGGTGGTGCCGGCTACTCCCGCGATCCGCAGATCTTCCTCCGCGACCACTCCACCGTCACGGTGGGCATCGACGGCATCGGCGAGCTCACCACGCACTGCCGGATCACCGACTGA
- a CDS encoding FKBP-type peptidyl-prolyl cis-trans isomerase: MTDRTKPEFDAPSAPAPSELVIRDIIEGDGAEAKPGDTVTVHYAGVEFDSGEEFDSSWGRGETIQFPLRGLIQGWQDGIPGMKVGGRRELIIPPHLAYGPVGGGHFLSGKTLIFIIDLVAVG; encoded by the coding sequence ATGACTGATCGCACAAAGCCTGAGTTCGATGCCCCCAGCGCCCCCGCTCCCTCGGAGCTCGTCATCCGCGACATCATCGAGGGTGACGGCGCCGAGGCGAAGCCCGGCGACACCGTCACGGTCCACTACGCGGGTGTCGAGTTCGACTCCGGCGAGGAGTTCGACTCCTCCTGGGGCCGCGGCGAGACCATCCAGTTCCCCCTGCGCGGCCTGATCCAGGGCTGGCAGGACGGCATCCCGGGCATGAAGGTCGGCGGCCGTCGTGAGCTGATCATCCCTCCGCACCTGGCGTACGGCCCGGTCGGCGGCGGTCACTTCCTCTCCGGCAAGACGCTGATCTTCATCATCGATCTCGTCGCCGTCGGCTGA
- a CDS encoding PrsW family intramembrane metalloprotease: MSSGGPPPPQQPSRYTPPPAQPGFAAPQPSAPATRATRATRSDYASALAQPTPYTPPAPVAPSPAESLPALPTPTKRGRTISLWLFGFLGFLLLALIGYFGWALGLVASVVGLVLALIPLTVVFLGVRLIDRWEPEPKRLVLFAVAWGALAAAGLTLLVDVGLKILIGPTSEAFTAVVQAPIVEEFWKGLGVFLVFLLARRAFDGPVDGVVYGALVGAGFAFTENIQYFAVSLIEGGGEQLTVTFAVRAILSPFAHAMFTSVTGFAIGLVARRHGSVGSATGAGLLGMLGAILLHGLWNGSATFADFFGLYFTLQVPLFVGFILGIIALRREEARLTRARLAEYASAGWFTPEEVTMLATPSGRKAGLAWAAGLRGDRRPLMREFIKDATALAAVRQRAITGRDPLAVEDERALLIRTRAARAALLAY; encoded by the coding sequence ATGAGTTCCGGAGGACCGCCCCCGCCGCAGCAGCCGTCTCGCTACACGCCGCCGCCCGCGCAGCCGGGTTTCGCCGCGCCGCAGCCGTCCGCTCCGGCGACGCGGGCGACGCGGGCGACGCGTTCGGACTACGCGTCCGCGCTGGCGCAGCCGACGCCCTACACACCGCCCGCACCCGTCGCGCCGTCGCCCGCGGAGTCGCTGCCCGCGCTGCCGACGCCGACCAAGCGGGGGCGCACGATCTCGCTCTGGCTGTTCGGCTTCCTCGGGTTCCTGCTGCTCGCGCTGATCGGCTACTTCGGCTGGGCGCTCGGACTGGTCGCGTCCGTGGTCGGCCTGGTGCTCGCGCTCATCCCGCTGACCGTCGTGTTCCTCGGCGTCCGGCTCATCGACCGCTGGGAGCCCGAGCCCAAGCGTCTCGTGCTCTTCGCCGTCGCCTGGGGAGCGCTGGCCGCCGCGGGACTCACCCTCCTCGTGGACGTGGGGCTGAAGATCCTCATCGGTCCGACGTCGGAGGCCTTCACGGCCGTCGTGCAGGCGCCCATCGTCGAGGAGTTCTGGAAGGGCCTCGGTGTCTTCCTGGTCTTCCTGCTCGCCCGACGCGCCTTCGACGGTCCGGTCGACGGCGTCGTCTACGGGGCGCTGGTGGGTGCGGGGTTCGCGTTCACCGAGAACATCCAGTACTTCGCCGTCAGCCTGATCGAGGGCGGCGGTGAGCAGCTCACGGTCACGTTCGCCGTGCGCGCGATCCTCTCGCCGTTCGCGCATGCGATGTTCACCTCGGTGACCGGGTTCGCGATCGGTCTCGTGGCCCGTCGTCACGGATCCGTGGGGTCGGCGACCGGTGCCGGTCTGCTGGGCATGCTGGGGGCGATCCTCCTGCATGGTCTGTGGAACGGATCCGCCACGTTCGCGGACTTCTTCGGCCTCTACTTCACCCTGCAGGTACCGCTCTTCGTGGGCTTCATCCTCGGCATCATCGCGCTGCGGCGCGAGGAGGCGCGTCTCACCCGGGCGCGCCTGGCCGAGTACGCGAGTGCCGGCTGGTTCACGCCGGAGGAGGTCACGATGCTCGCGACACCGAGTGGACGCAAGGCCGGTCTGGCGTGGGCGGCCGGGCTGCGCGGGGATCGTCGTCCGCTCATGCGCGAGTTCATCAAGGATGCGACGGCCTTGGCCGCCGTCCGGCAGCGTGCGATCACCGGTCGCGACCCGCTCGCCGTCGAGGACGAGCGGGCGCTGCTGATCCGCACGCGTGCCGCCAGGGCGGCCCTGCTGGCCTACTGA
- a CDS encoding YceI family protein produces the protein MTSIEIPGYRPGTWVLDPSHSEVTFSVRHMMISKVRGTFGVKSATLIAPENPLDTKVEASVDVTSIDTNDEGRDAHLRSADFFDTENFPTMEFVSTGARVKGDDLFVDGDLTIRGITKPVSFELDFGGFGTDPYGNYKAGASAKTVINREDFGLTWNAALETGGVLVGKDITISLDLQGALQQD, from the coding sequence ATGACCAGCATCGAAATCCCCGGCTACCGTCCCGGCACCTGGGTCCTCGACCCTTCGCACAGCGAGGTGACCTTCAGCGTCCGCCACATGATGATCTCGAAGGTGCGCGGCACGTTCGGCGTCAAGAGCGCCACGCTCATCGCTCCCGAGAACCCGCTCGACACCAAGGTGGAGGCGAGCGTCGACGTGACCTCCATCGACACCAACGACGAGGGCCGCGACGCGCACCTGCGTTCGGCCGACTTCTTCGACACCGAGAACTTCCCGACCATGGAGTTCGTCTCCACGGGCGCGCGCGTCAAGGGCGACGACCTCTTCGTCGACGGAGACCTCACCATCCGCGGCATCACCAAGCCGGTGAGCTTCGAGCTCGACTTCGGCGGGTTCGGCACCGACCCGTACGGCAACTACAAGGCCGGCGCGTCGGCCAAGACCGTGATCAACCGTGAGGACTTCGGCCTCACCTGGAACGCGGCGCTGGAGACCGGCGGCGTGCTCGTGGGCAAGGACATCACGATCAGCCTCGACCTGCAGGGCGCTCTGCAGCAGGACTGA
- a CDS encoding alpha/beta fold hydrolase has protein sequence MSAFVVIHGGGDVGWSWHLVAAELRARGHEVFAPDLPADDDALTLDDYADVVVGLVGTRPDLVVVGHSFGAFTAPLVAERLSATLLVLVAGMIPTPGEPPEAWWADSGYLAAAAAQAARDGGLTGNDDPYVSFYHDVPRALADEALRQERAHPSQAAMETPWPLAAWPAVPTRFVLFTDDRFFPAAFLRELARDRLGVTADELPGGHCAMLSRPVEVAALLDGYVG, from the coding sequence ATGAGTGCTTTCGTCGTGATCCACGGTGGTGGGGATGTCGGCTGGTCCTGGCATCTCGTCGCCGCCGAGCTGCGGGCGCGCGGGCACGAGGTGTTCGCGCCCGACCTCCCCGCGGATGACGATGCGCTGACGCTCGACGACTACGCCGACGTGGTCGTGGGGCTGGTCGGCACGCGACCCGACCTGGTCGTGGTCGGTCATTCCTTCGGCGCGTTCACGGCGCCGCTCGTCGCCGAACGGCTGTCCGCAACCCTCCTCGTCCTGGTCGCGGGCATGATCCCGACGCCGGGTGAGCCGCCGGAGGCGTGGTGGGCCGACTCCGGCTACCTGGCCGCCGCCGCGGCGCAGGCCGCTCGGGACGGCGGGCTGACCGGCAACGACGACCCCTACGTGAGCTTCTACCACGACGTCCCCCGGGCGCTGGCGGACGAGGCGCTGCGACAGGAGCGCGCGCATCCTTCCCAGGCAGCCATGGAGACACCATGGCCTTTGGCGGCCTGGCCGGCTGTGCCGACCAGGTTCGTCCTGTTCACGGACGATCGCTTCTTCCCCGCGGCCTTCCTCCGCGAGCTCGCCCGGGACCGGCTGGGTGTGACGGCGGACGAGCTCCCGGGCGGGCACTGCGCGATGCTGAGCCGGCCCGTCGAGGTCGCGGCGCTGCTCGACGGCTACGTCGGCTGA